The following proteins are encoded in a genomic region of Pan troglodytes isolate AG18354 chromosome 2, NHGRI_mPanTro3-v2.0_pri, whole genome shotgun sequence:
- the AHSG gene encoding alpha-2-HS-glycoprotein precursor (The RefSeq protein has 1 substitution compared to this genomic sequence), whose amino-acid sequence MKSLVLLLCLAQLWGCHSAPRGLGLIYRQPNCDDPETEEAALVAIDYINQNHPWGYKHTLNQIDEVKVWPRQPSGELFEIEIDTLETTCHVLDPTPVARCSVRQLKEHAVEGDCDFQLLKLDGKFSVVYAKCDSSPDSAEDVRKVCQDCPLLAPLNDTRVVHAAKAALAAFNAQNNGSNFQLEEISRAQLVPLPPSTYVEFTVSGTDCVAKEATEAAKCNLLAEKQYGFCKATLSEKLGGAEVAVTCTVFQTQPVTSQPQPEGANETVPTPVVDPDAPPSPPLGAPGLPPAGSPPDSHVLLAAPPGHQLHWAHYDLRHTFMGVVSLGSPSGEASHPRKTRTVVQPSVGAAAGPVVPPCPGRIRHFKV is encoded by the exons ATGAAGTCCCTCGTCCTGCTCCTTTGTCTTGCTCAGCTCTGGGGCTGCCACTCAGCCCCACGTGGCCTAGGGCTGATTTATAGACAACCGAACTGCGATGATCCAGAAACTGAGGAAGCAGCTCTGGTGGCTATAGACTACATCAATCAAAACCATCCTTGGGGATACAAACACACCTTGAACCAGATTGATGAAGTAAAGGTGTGGCCTCGG CAGCCCTCCGGAGAGCTGTTTGAGATTGAAATAGACACCCTGGAAACCACCTGCCATGTGCTGGACCCCACCCCTGTGGCAAGATGCAGCGTGAGGCAGCTGAAGGAGCAT GCTGTCGAAGGAGACTGTGATTTCCAGCTGTTGAAACTAGATGGCAAGTTTTCCGTGGTATACGCAAAATGTGATTCCAGTCCAG ACTCAGCCGAGGACGTGCGCAAGGTGTGCCAAGACTGCCCCCTGCTGGCCCCGCTGAACGACACCAGGGTGGTGCACGCCGCGAAAGCTGCCCTGGCCGCCTTCAACGCTCAGAACAACGGCTCCAATTTTCAGCTGGAGGAAATTTCCCGGGCTCAGCTTGTG CCCCTCCCACCTTCTACCTATGTGGAGTTTACAGTGTCTGGCACTGACTGTGTTGCTAAAGAGGCCACAGAGGCAGCCAAGTGTAACCTGCTGGCAGAAAAG CAATATGGCTTTTGTAAGGCAACACTCAGTGAGAAGCTtggtggggcagaggttgcagtgacctgcaCGGTGTTCCAAACACAG CCCGTGACCTCACAGCCCCAACCAGAATGTGCCAATGAAACAGTCCCCACCCCCGTGGTGGACCCAGATGCACCTCCGTCCCCTCCACTTGGCGCACCTGGACTCCCTCCAGCTGGCTCACCCCCAGACTCCCATGTGTTACTGGCAGCTCCCCCAGGACACCAGTTGCACTGGGCACACTACGACCTGCGCCACACCTTCATGGGTGTGGTCTCATTGGGGTCACCCTCAGGAGAAGCGTCGCACCCCCGGAAAACACGCA
- the AHSG gene encoding alpha-2-HS-glycoprotein isoform X1: protein MKSLVLLLCLAQLWGCHSAPRGLGLIYRQPNCDDPETEEAALVAIDYINQNHPWGYKHTLNQIDEVKVWPRPSGELFEIEIDTLETTCHVLDPTPVARCSVRQLKEHAVEGDCDFQLLKLDGKFSVVYAKCDSSPDSAEDVRKVCQDCPLLAPLNDTRVVHAAKAALAAFNAQNNGSNFQLEEISRAQLVPLPPSTYVEFTVSGTDCVAKEATEAAKCNLLAEKQYGFCKATLSEKLGGAEVAVTCTVFQTQPVTSQPQPECANETVPTPVVDPDAPPSPPLGAPGLPPAGSPPDSHVLLAAPPGHQLHWAHYDLRHTFMGVVSLGSPSGEASHPRKTRTVVQPSVGAAAGPVVPPCPGRIRHFKV, encoded by the exons ATGAAGTCCCTCGTCCTGCTCCTTTGTCTTGCTCAGCTCTGGGGCTGCCACTCAGCCCCACGTGGCCTAGGGCTGATTTATAGACAACCGAACTGCGATGATCCAGAAACTGAGGAAGCAGCTCTGGTGGCTATAGACTACATCAATCAAAACCATCCTTGGGGATACAAACACACCTTGAACCAGATTGATGAAGTAAAGGTGTGGCCTCGG CCCTCCGGAGAGCTGTTTGAGATTGAAATAGACACCCTGGAAACCACCTGCCATGTGCTGGACCCCACCCCTGTGGCAAGATGCAGCGTGAGGCAGCTGAAGGAGCAT GCTGTCGAAGGAGACTGTGATTTCCAGCTGTTGAAACTAGATGGCAAGTTTTCCGTGGTATACGCAAAATGTGATTCCAGTCCAG ACTCAGCCGAGGACGTGCGCAAGGTGTGCCAAGACTGCCCCCTGCTGGCCCCGCTGAACGACACCAGGGTGGTGCACGCCGCGAAAGCTGCCCTGGCCGCCTTCAACGCTCAGAACAACGGCTCCAATTTTCAGCTGGAGGAAATTTCCCGGGCTCAGCTTGTG CCCCTCCCACCTTCTACCTATGTGGAGTTTACAGTGTCTGGCACTGACTGTGTTGCTAAAGAGGCCACAGAGGCAGCCAAGTGTAACCTGCTGGCAGAAAAG CAATATGGCTTTTGTAAGGCAACACTCAGTGAGAAGCTtggtggggcagaggttgcagtgacctgcaCGGTGTTCCAAACACAG CCCGTGACCTCACAGCCCCAACCAGAATGTGCCAATGAAACAGTCCCCACCCCCGTGGTGGACCCAGATGCACCTCCGTCCCCTCCACTTGGCGCACCTGGACTCCCTCCAGCTGGCTCACCCCCAGACTCCCATGTGTTACTGGCAGCTCCCCCAGGACACCAGTTGCACTGGGCACACTACGACCTGCGCCACACCTTCATGGGTGTGGTCTCATTGGGGTCACCCTCAGGAGAAGCGTCGCACCCCCGGAAAACACGCA